In Spirobacillus cienkowskii, a genomic segment contains:
- a CDS encoding M23 family metallopeptidase: MFCMEKYKKCFDFSILVLLTVGLTGCINSYKDSQQNLILKGSVAELKETVMLDPAFAARQKQAEKSFFGFSEAIDSADYNKSLLSDEEEFEGNAENGLVSLETRNGKFGGLEIIWPTAGNLTSLFGMRKLGKRTRMHAGIDIGARVGTPIHSSYDGQVLFAGVKRGYGYSVILGHDAEHETLYAHMSKIKVKTGQFVRRDQVIGYVGKTGRVTGANLHYETRIAGVAYNPLQFLPPFGDKKMQVGMKTPSLLQQLNYYLNRNKLAYNKADKNLNQ, encoded by the coding sequence ATGTTTTGTATGGAAAAGTATAAAAAATGTTTCGACTTTTCCATTCTGGTTCTTCTCACAGTTGGACTAACAGGTTGTATTAATTCTTATAAAGATAGCCAACAAAACTTAATTTTAAAAGGCTCTGTTGCAGAATTAAAAGAAACCGTCATGCTGGATCCGGCTTTTGCGGCGCGCCAAAAACAGGCTGAAAAAAGTTTTTTTGGTTTTTCCGAAGCTATTGATAGCGCTGATTACAACAAAAGTTTGTTATCTGATGAAGAAGAATTTGAAGGAAATGCTGAGAACGGTTTAGTATCTCTTGAAACACGTAATGGAAAATTTGGTGGCCTAGAGATTATTTGGCCTACGGCAGGCAATTTGACTAGTTTATTTGGTATGAGAAAACTTGGTAAACGGACTCGTATGCACGCTGGCATTGATATTGGTGCACGCGTGGGCACGCCAATCCATTCTTCTTATGATGGTCAAGTGTTGTTTGCAGGAGTCAAACGTGGTTACGGGTATTCTGTTATTCTTGGCCATGACGCAGAGCATGAAACACTGTATGCACATATGAGCAAAATTAAAGTGAAAACAGGGCAATTTGTGCGACGTGATCAAGTTATTGGTTATGTTGGCAAAACAGGTCGAGTTACAGGCGCAAACTTGCATTACGAAACTCGTATTGCAGGGGTGGCGTATAACCCATTGCAGTTCCTTCCTCCGTTTGGGGATAAAAAAATGCAAGTTGGTATGAAGACCCCATCTCTTTTGCAACAGCTTAATTACTATTTGAATCGTAATAAGCTAGCGTATAACAAAGCAGACAAAAATTTAAATCAGTAA
- a CDS encoding ABC transporter substrate-binding protein: protein MTGEEKFIRKKTFYDTMPSSTKGGSLSYPISNDPKVMNPLLSTDSASVEIQGYIWMSLFSIDSETLEFIPALAKSYTISADRKSYTFWLNEEARWQDGTPVTTNDIKFTFDTLMNPKTHSAALRSYYEGVNLKIIDKYSFVFSVQEPRFDTLNFLTLFQPIQKKQFENSKDFNNDKGIMNPIGNAAYIMSRYMRGQRITLKRNKGWWAANLPQYKNRFNVDEIILHIIPDLNLMYEKFLKQDIDNINFTSEQWHNKVTDIDKEKFGTQPNQKKLWALKEKNKSPKSYTFIAWNFKNPLFNDVKTRTALSYLVDYKKINETVFYNLFTQSTSPFGSFTENSASELRNKDKMINYNKEKSIILLKEAGWLNNGSGILFKDINGKRVPFEFTIDTNSNNPARLKIAQIIKENFKLAGIKVNIRSLEWNSFLDNIDKRKFDAIILAWSGAIFPNPNQIWHSSSEKNEGSNFISYNNPKIDELIKKANLEFNSKKRNKIMQEINKLIYADQPYTFIAEQNFILEGLNSRIHSSRWIASYDSGASSDMFYLMQ from the coding sequence GTGACTGGAGAAGAAAAATTTATAAGAAAAAAAACTTTTTATGATACTATGCCCAGTTCTACTAAAGGTGGATCATTATCATACCCAATTTCTAATGATCCTAAAGTAATGAATCCTCTATTAAGTACTGATTCTGCATCGGTAGAAATACAGGGATATATTTGGATGTCTTTATTTTCGATAGATTCTGAAACCCTTGAGTTTATTCCTGCATTAGCAAAAAGCTATACAATTTCTGCTGATAGAAAAAGTTATACCTTTTGGTTAAATGAAGAAGCAAGATGGCAAGACGGCACACCAGTAACAACCAATGATATTAAATTTACATTTGATACACTGATGAACCCTAAAACACATTCCGCCGCATTAAGAAGCTATTATGAAGGTGTTAATTTAAAAATTATTGATAAATATTCTTTTGTATTCTCAGTTCAAGAGCCGCGATTTGATACTTTAAATTTTTTGACATTATTTCAACCCATTCAAAAAAAACAATTTGAAAATTCAAAAGATTTTAATAATGATAAAGGTATTATGAATCCTATTGGCAATGCTGCTTATATTATGTCCAGGTATATGAGAGGACAAAGAATAACTCTAAAAAGAAATAAAGGTTGGTGGGCTGCAAACTTACCTCAATATAAAAATAGATTTAATGTTGATGAAATAATTTTACATATTATTCCTGATTTAAATTTAATGTATGAAAAATTTTTAAAACAAGATATTGATAATATTAATTTTACTTCTGAACAGTGGCATAATAAAGTTACAGATATTGATAAAGAAAAGTTTGGAACACAACCAAATCAAAAAAAATTATGGGCACTTAAAGAAAAAAATAAATCTCCAAAATCTTACACTTTTATTGCGTGGAATTTTAAAAATCCATTGTTTAATGACGTTAAAACTAGAACAGCGCTTTCGTATTTAGTTGACTATAAAAAAATTAACGAAACAGTTTTTTATAATTTATTTACACAAAGTACATCTCCATTTGGATCGTTTACAGAAAATTCTGCATCAGAATTACGAAATAAAGATAAAATGATTAATTATAATAAAGAAAAATCTATAATTTTATTAAAAGAAGCTGGTTGGTTGAATAACGGATCTGGAATTTTATTTAAAGATATTAATGGAAAAAGAGTGCCTTTTGAATTTACTATAGATACTAACTCAAATAATCCTGCACGATTAAAAATTGCACAAATTATAAAAGAAAATTTTAAATTAGCTGGAATAAAAGTGAATATTCGTTCATTAGAATGGAATTCGTTTTTAGATAATATTGATAAAAGAAAATTTGATGCGATTATTTTAGCGTGGAGTGGAGCTATTTTTCCTAATCCAAATCAGATTTGGCATTCTAGTTCTGAAAAAAACGAAGGTTCAAATTTTATTAGTTATAATAATCCTAAAATAGATGAACTTATAAAAAAAGCAAACTTAGAATTTAATTCAAAAAAAAGAAATAAAATAATGCAGGAAATTAATAAGTTAATTTATGCTGATCAGCCTTATACCTTTATTGCAGAACAAAATTTTATATTAGAAGGATTAAATAGCCGAATACATTCGTCAAGGTGGATTGCATCCTATGATTCTGGAGCATCCTCTGATATGTTTTATTTAATGCAGTGA
- a CDS encoding ABC transporter permease, whose translation MRSYFIKRFLAIIPMFFLMTATYFCIQNYLPGGPVQETLASIRGLGGEGGAGKNTTLSPQDIQKLTHELEVQYGLDKPVLTRYFIWLKNIFTLNFGDSITTRAPAIDQIVERLPISLSFGIPGFFLTYLIAIPLGVLMALKDGSKFDTAATFILFVTYSIPALVFAVVFLLLFCTDRILPFGALFPLGGWRSDNYETLSFIGKILDVGKHLFLPVLASIIGNFTVFAMLQKNSMLEVIRSDYIRTARAKGLSENIVVYKHALRNALLPLMVGFGAVLGTFLGGSIIIEPIFGLPGIGVLSLQSLAARDFNVVMAIVVLQSIAILLGQILNDIVYVLVDPRIEYR comes from the coding sequence ATGAGAAGTTATTTTATTAAAAGATTTCTTGCAATTATTCCTATGTTTTTTTTAATGACAGCAACTTATTTTTGTATTCAAAATTATTTACCAGGTGGGCCTGTCCAAGAAACACTGGCAAGTATTCGTGGGTTGGGAGGAGAAGGTGGTGCTGGAAAAAACACAACATTAAGTCCTCAAGATATTCAAAAATTAACTCATGAATTAGAGGTTCAATATGGTTTAGATAAACCAGTTTTGACAAGGTATTTTATTTGGTTAAAAAATATATTTACATTGAATTTTGGTGATTCTATAACTACTCGTGCGCCAGCGATCGATCAAATTGTTGAGCGTTTACCAATATCTCTTTCTTTTGGAATACCTGGTTTTTTTTTGACCTACTTAATTGCAATACCCCTTGGGGTATTGATGGCTTTAAAAGATGGTTCAAAGTTTGATACAGCGGCCACTTTTATTTTATTTGTTACCTATAGTATTCCTGCTTTAGTTTTTGCTGTTGTTTTTTTATTATTATTCTGTACAGATAGAATTCTTCCTTTTGGGGCGTTGTTTCCTTTGGGAGGTTGGCGTTCGGATAACTATGAAACGTTAAGTTTTATTGGTAAAATATTAGACGTTGGCAAACACTTATTTCTTCCTGTTTTGGCTTCAATAATTGGAAACTTTACTGTATTTGCAATGCTTCAAAAAAATAGCATGTTAGAAGTTATTCGATCAGATTACATTAGAACTGCGCGAGCAAAAGGATTGAGTGAAAATATTGTCGTTTATAAACATGCATTAAGAAATGCTTTGTTACCTTTAATGGTAGGTTTTGGTGCTGTATTAGGAACTTTTTTAGGTGGTTCAATTATTATTGAACCAATTTTTGGATTACCAGGAATTGGTGTTTTAAGTTTGCAATCTTTAGCAGCGAGAGATTTTAATGTAGTTATGGCTATTGTTGTTTTACAGTCTATAGCAATTTTACTAGGGCAAATTTTAAACGATATTGTTTATGTGTTGGTTGATCCCAGAATTGAATACAGGTAA